Within Flavobacterium pisciphilum, the genomic segment TGATTATGAACCGGAAACGGCCATGTTTCGGTTGTAAAATGCCGAATAAATAAAGGAGTATGCTGAATAAACCGTTCCACTAATTGTTGTTTTTTTTACAAAAATAGAGTTTAAATGTACAATTTTTAGTTTTAAGAGTACGATAGCTTTGCAAAAAAAGTTTATGACAAAAACAAGTTTCAAGCTAGCAGTGATTCCACTTATGGCGGTATCAGCAGGTGTAATCGTTGCCAATATATATTATAACCAACCCATACTTCAAGCAATTGCTTTATCGCTTAAAGTAACCGAAACGCAAATTGGAAAAATTTCGATGCTGTCTCAGTTAGGATATGGACTAGGAATGTTCTTTTTGCTTCCTCTTGGAGATAAAGTCAATCGAAAAAATCTTATCCTATTATTATGCGGTTTATTGGTACTCACTTTGTTTTTTATAACACTAACATCGTCATTAACGGCATTATATATTCTAAGCTTTTTTGTTGGTCTATTCTCAACACCTGCACAAATTATACTGCCTATGGCTGCAACTTTGGGTAAAGAAAATAGAGGTAAAAATGTAGGCGTAGTCTTTAGCGGAATCTTGGTTGGAATATTAGGAGCACGTGTCATTAGCGGTTTTATAACAGAACTGCTTGGATGGCGTTATGTTTTTGGGATATCTGGAATAATGGTACTTGCCGTTACACTTATGCTAAAGCTGTACTTACCAGAAGTGCCTTCAAAATTTAAAGGCAGCTATTTTCATCTTATCAAATCAACTTTGGCACTCATCCCAAAATATCCAGTTTTAAGACAAACAGCGCTTTTAGGTTCATTCACATTTGGTGTGTTTTGCTCCTTTTGGACAACACTTACTTTTCATCTTAGCAGTCCACCTTTAAATTATCATACAGGAATAATAGGACTCTTTGGTTTAATTGCTATCGGTGGTGCATTGGTTGCTCCATATTTTGGCAAAATAGCTGATAAAGGCAATGTAAGAAGCTCGTTAATCACAACTGTTTCTATGATTATAGGAAGCATTATACTCCTAAAATTATTCCCGTATTCTATTCCTGTTTTAATACTTAGTGTTTTCTTTTTAGATATTGGTGTACAAGCAACCCAAATTACTAATTTTACACGTATATATAGTTTACACGAAGAAGCACATAGTAGACTAAATACCATATACATGACAACCTATTTTATTGGTGCTGCAATTGGTACTTACTTCGGACTTTTGAGTTGGAAATTAGGAAAATGGGATATGGCAACATGGCAAATGCTTTTATGGAGTAGTATTGCATTAATAATAGTAATTTTTTCAAACAAACGTAAAGCATGAAGAACATAGCAATAATTAGTGATATACATGGCAATTTACCAGCACTAAAAACAGTTCTAGAAGATATAAAACAAAGAAATGTAGATCAAATATATTGCTTAGGGGATTTAGTCGATTTTGCACCTTGGCACAATGAAGTTATAGAACAAATTAAAGAATTAGAAATCCCTTGCTTAATGGGCAACCATGACGAGCGTATTGCTTTTGATTATGAAGTAACCCCATTACCAAAACACAATCCAGAGGAAAGAGAAGCGCGTACTAACGGGATAAATTATACAAAGCAAAGTATAAAACCTGAAAATAAAGAATTCTTAAAAACACTTCCCGAAAGGTTTACCCTAAACTTTATAGTTTCAGGGAAAAACACAAAAGTTCTATTAGTACACGCCAGCACCAGAAGCAACGATGAATATATTTACGAAAATCATGACCTAGCAGATATTCAATCGATGCTTGCTCATGAAAAAGCTGACATCATTATTATGGGACACACCCACAAACCATACGTAAGACATGTAGAAGCTACTGAAAATTCTCCCGCTGGAACCTTAATAAATTGTGGTTCTGTAGGTCGTTCCAGAGAAAACAATCCATTGGCAACATATTTAATATTACATATTAATGGAGAAGAAATTGTTCCTGAAATTATCAAACTAAGGTATCCGATAGAAGAAGTAATAAGAGCAATAGAAGAAAGTCCTATTCCGAATTTTTATTCTGAATTTCTAAAAAAAGACATAACAGTATAATTCAATTATTTAACTTCCAAATCATACTTGGCGTAAATAAAAAAGGTATCAAAAAGTCATAATTTTATAGAAATGTCATTCGTTTTAAAATCAATGCTATTCTATCTAAAAAGGGCCTTTATAAATCACATCCAACAGCTATATTTTATATATAAACAACAAAATCATTTAAATAAATATTATATTGCGATACAAATCAACACAATATGATGGGTTTAAAAAACAGTAGTAAAAAAACAAAAGCCGCATTTATACTGGCAATTGTAATGTTAATTATAATACTAAGTACCTTTAACACACTACGAAACGCCGAAACCACCAACGAAAACATCAATGCAATTTATAAAGATCGTTTAGTAGTTTCGACCTATATTTTTCATTATGCTAATGAATTAAACCTTGTAAAAGCAAGTGCTGTCAAAAACAATAATGACACCGAAAAAGCCGATGCAATTATTACATCTATTCATAATATAAAGGCAATAAACTTATTATACCATAAAACAGTTTTAACTCCCAAAGAGAAAGAAGATTTTGGAGTTTTTATTGCTATCTGTGACAAAATAAACAAGCAAGCACAAAAAAAGCAATGGCAAGAAGTTGAAAAACTGGCAGATCAAGCATTAGTTACTTTAGAATCCCTTTCTAAAATTCAGGTAGACGAAGCCAAATTACAATTAGAAAATGCTAATAAAACATATAATCAGTACAATATGCTGGCACAACTAGAAATTGCCCTTTTAATAGTTTTGGGTATTGCCATAATCTATTTGTTACTAACCAAAAGACACAAACGCGTCATTAAAATTCCCGAAGGACCTAGTCTTAATTAGTCAAAAAACGCGTTACTTAAACTTTTTAAGCCCGTGAATGCAAAAAATAAAACTTGCATTCACGGGTTTTCTTTATGTTTTATGACCTCCTACTTCATCAAATTTAAATATTAAATCAAAAAAATCCATTTCATGATTTAAATCATGAAATAAAATTTGGTTCAACAATATCTTTACAAAGTAAAATCCCATAATTATATTTTAAATAATTAAGATTTAAAATGTTATAAGAACAATTGTAGTAAAAATTAAGGAATAATTTTCTTCTAGATCGAATACAATATTTTTAAAATTGTAAAAAACTGTCGTTGCCCCCCATCAAAGCAAGGCAATTTATAAAATACGTTTTCGGTTTGGAAGTTTTTTATTTCAAAATTCAGTTAAAAAAGTAAATAAGATAATTTAGATATTCTGCACATGTAGTTTAAGAATATCGATAAAAATAAATACATGGATAAATCATTTTTAATTTCTGAAATAAATCGTTTAAAACAAGAAAAAAATGCGGTTATCCTCGCTCATTATTATCAAGAAAAAGACATACAAGATATTGCCGATTTTGTAGGTGATAGTCTTGAATTATCAAAAAAGGCAGCTACTACAGATGCAGCTACAATCGTTTTTGCAGGAGTATATTTCATGGCAGAAACAGCCAAAATTATCAACCCAAATAAAAAAGTACTCTTACCAGATCTCACTGCAGGATGTTCTTTGGCAGATGGATGCTCCCCTACTAATTTTAAGAAATTAAAAGAGTTATTCCCAAAACATGTAGTAGTTACCTATATCAATTCTTCGGCAGAAATAAAAGCGATGAGTGATTGGGTATGCACTTCCTCCAATGCAAAAAAAATTATAGAAGCAATTCCAAAAGAACAAGAGATAATTTTTGCTCCTGATAAAAATTTAGGGATGTATCTAAAAAAAGAAACAAATCGCGATTTATTACTTTGGGATGGTTCATGCATTGTTCATGAGGCATTTTCACTCGATAAATTAATCGAAATATACAATACAAACCCGACCGCAAAAATTGTTGCCCATCCAGAATCAGAAAGGCATATTCTGGAAACAGCACATTATATTGGGTCAACATCCGGAATGCTCAATTTTATCAAGAATGATCCAGCTACAACTTTTATTGTAGCAACAGAAGCAGGAATCCTACACCAACTTGCGAAAGACGCACCGCAAAAAATAATTATTCCGGCTCCATCACACGAAGATAATACCTGCGCATGCAGCGAATGTGCTTTTATGAAAGTCAACACTTTAGAAAAGCTTTATTTATGTCTGAAAAATGAAAGTCCAGAAATTAGCATCAATGAAGAATTACGAGTAGAAGCTATAAAGCCTATAAACAGAATGCTCAATATGCCTTAAATATCTAAATTAATCAAAATGAAGAAAGCAGATATACTTATAATTGGTTCAGGAATAGCAGGTTTATTTTTTGCCATAAAAACAGCAAAAAAACGCCCCGATTTGTCTATCACAATAATGACAAAAGAAAAAGCTCAAAACTCCAATACGCAAATGGCACAAGGAGGCATTGCCGTAGTTACTGATCAAATTGGCGATAGTTTTGAACAACACATTCAAGATACCATACAATCTGGCGGAGGGCTTTGTGATGAAGAAATTGTAAAAATGGTAATCAATCAAGCACCAGAGCGATTAAAAGAGCTTATTGATATTGGTGTTTCTTTTGATAAAGAGAAATCAGGAATATGGAATTTAGGCTTAGAAGGTGGACATTCGCAACATCGAATCTTGCATCATAAAGATGTATCTGGAGCAGAAATTGAAAAGAAATTAATCGATAACATAAATCAACTCTCTAATATTACACTATTAGAAAACCATTTGGTTATTGATATAAATACTAAAAAAAACAAAGGCAATCCGTATAGTACAGGAGCTTTTTATTGTGACAAAATCAATAATCGAATAAAATACATACAAGCTAAAACTATAGTTTTGAGCACTGGAGGATGTGGACAGCTATTTAAGAATACTACAAATCCAGAAATTGCAACAGGAGATGGAATTGCAATAGCATCAAGGGCAGGCGCCTTAATAAAAGACATACAATACATCCAATTTCATCCCACAGCACTATATGAAGGAGATAAAAATCCATTCTTTTTAATTTCAGAAGCAGTAAGAGGTTTTGGAGCACATATCGTTAATGAAGACAAAAAACGTTTTATATTCAAATATGATACTCGTGGGGAATTAGCAACTAGAGATATTGTTTCACAAGCAATAAGCGAAGAACTAGAAACATCAGGAAAACAGCATGTTTATTTAGATTGTCGTCATTTGGATTTTGAAGCGTTTTATTCTCATTTTCCATCCATTACAGATTATTGTCAGACAATCGGATTAAACCCAAAAATAGACCTAATTCCTATTGTTCCAGTAGCACATTATCAATGTGGCGGTATCAATGTCAATAAAAATTCAGAAACAAACATAAAAAACCTGTATGCTATAGGCGAATGTTCCAGAACAGGATTACATGGCAAAAATAGGCTGGCTTCAAACTCATTATTAGAGGCTTTAGTCTTCTCACACCAAGCTTCAGAACATATTGAGAGTACTATCGATGACGTATCTTTTTCATCAAAAAACCTCATGTTAGATTTCGATGAGCCTTTAATTAATATGCACTCAAATAATTTTGTAGAACTTAAAAAAGAACTACAAACATTGATGACTACATTTTACAATAATAAAGATGCCGATTTTAGAAAAATACTAGACAAAATAGAATCGATGAAAATGAAAACTGTCACATTATTATTCGAAAAACAAAAGATTACAACACAGCTAGTGGAATTTACAAATATGATTACAGTAGCCAAAATTGTTATAGAAGACAATATGCAGCAGCATTTCAAAAAAAGTCCATCATATTAAATATGATTTGCAAAAATCCCACTGAATACAAAGAAATATAGATGTAAGGTAAAACCATCTTTTTAGACTTTACAATTTATATTATAAAATTTTGCCCCCAATAGAAACTTAACCACCACAAAAAAAGCCACTTGTAAATTTCACAAGTGGCTTTTTTCTTTTAAAACTATACAGTCTCAGTGTTCAGTTCTCAGTGTTCAGTCACAGTTGTCAGTTACAGTGCCCAATCTTTGAGGTTTTAAATAAAAATTAAACACATCAGTAAAAACATCAAAACAAATAGAGTATTCACTCGAAATGAAAAATCCTCTAAATCTGCTAAATCTGCGTGCTAAAAAACAGTTCTCAGTCTCTGAAGTTTTAAATAAAAATTAAACACATCAGTAAAAAACATCAAAACAAATAGAGTATTTACTCACAATGAAAAATCCCCAAAATCTGCTAAATCTGCGTGCTAAAAAACAGTTCTCAGTTTCAGTCACAGTACTCAGTCACAGCTCTCAGTTGCAGTTTCCTGTTTCATATCTCACTTCTAACATTTCACATCTCCCCCCCCTACACTTCACTTTTCACAGCCACAGCCGCAGCTTTCTCTTTAGATTTAACCAATTTATTCACCCTCCAAACAAAGAATATAGTACAAAGAGATATAACCGAAATAACATAACCTAGAATATCATAGTTTTCTAATGGAGAAGTCTTGGTTTCTTGGTGTACAATCAATCCGGCGCAAACAGCTGCAATACCACCAGCAATTTGTTGCATAGAAGAAGTAATCGACATATAAGCACCACGATCTTGCATTTCAGGAATACCAGTATTAAGAGTTGTTGCTGGAACCATACGGCTCATGATACCCATAAACATAATCATAGTAAGCCCAACGATTTGCCATAAAGGAACAGCATCAAGATTAGTATAAATTAATATTATGATAATTGAGAGTACAGACCCACCTGTAAATAACCAAAACTTACTAATCTTATCACTTAATTTACCTACTATAGGCATTATAAAAAGTACTGAAAGTCCAGTGTAAAAGAAAACCATTGGTAAGTCTAATTGACTTATTTTGATGTTATTTACTAGGAAAGCACTACCAAAAGGCTGCAACATAAATCCACCTATTGACAAAAACGCAATAGCCAGAAAACCAACTTGATAATCCTTATTACTTAAAGTATGCCATAAATGCAGAAATGGGCTTTTATCCGACTGTAATTCAAGGTGTTTTACTACGGGTTTCATTATGATTACAATTGTAACAAGTATAAGAATTCCTAAACCTGCAATCATTAAAAATGACGAATGCCAACCCCAGTGATTTGCAAAAAAAAGTCCCAGCGGAATTCCTAAAATTTGGCTAGATGCAAATGCCATTTGGATAAAACCCATCACACGACCACGCTGATGAATCACAAATAAATCGGTTACAATCGCTAATGATACAGAACCAATAACACCACCAAAAAGACCAGTTACAATTCTAGCAGCAAGCAATAAAGTATAATTGGTTGCTAGAGCACAAAAAACTGTTCCAATAATAAATCCAGTGTAAAAGAAAATCAATAATTTTTTTCGGTCAAATTTATCAGCAAAACCTGCTGCAAGTAGTCCCGATATACCTGCACTAAATGCATAAGCCGAAACAGTCAATCCAAAATTGGCTGTAGTCATATCGAGTTTTTTCATTAATATATCCCCAAGTGGAGAAATAACCATAAAATCGAGAATTACTGTAAATTGTAAAAGCGCCAATAAAACGATAATATATTTTTGATAAGGAGAAAAGGGAGGAGTTTCTATTTTTGTTTTTTCCATTTGCTTTGTTGTATTTTTAATTTAATTCTTGACACTCATGGCCAAGATTGTTTATAATATTGATAATCATATCGACAGTAAGATATTCCGAAACAACGCGTAACACGCAATCTATATCCTCGGTATCAATACTCCATTGCAGAATATCTGCATGATTACTCAGTGTTTTGCTTACAGTACAATTAGCACATAATTGCTGTATATTGGTTTTGAAAATAAAAATTTTGTCTAAATCAGTTTCCATAGTAGTGTTTATGGTTTTAATGCTCTTATTGAGGCCTGAAAAGCTTCTTTCATCATTTCTTGAGTAAGTTTGAAAGGCTTCCCTCCCAAGCTTTTTCCTTCATTATGAAAATTTAGTAAGGTATACAAAGGACCGTAGGCAATGCTCCAAAAAACTTCAAATTGCATTTCAATCAGTTCTTTATTTTGTAATGCATTCGTAATAAATTGTTTCATGATTATCCTAAAATCAGAGAATTTGGTTGTAGAATTCAATATATCATCAGCGTGTGGGGACTGCTTAATTACTTCAAAAAAAGCAACTTTTTTAGGGTGCTTAAACGTAAATGCCGCACGATTTTGCCATTGTATCCATAATCCTTCTTCAAAAGCCATATCTGGAGAAAAATTATCTATTGTAGAAGCAAAGAATTCTAAGGCTATCTCTGCTCCAATTTTCTTAATCAAATCATCTTTGTCTTTGTAATAAATATAGAGAGTCGCTACTGAAATATTACAGGCTTTGGCTAGCTTATTCATGCTAAATCCTTGAAAACCATACTCAACAATTAATTCAATTGCCTTAACCACAACCAGCTTCTCTTTATCTATATCTCTTACTCTCATAATTGAAATTTTTTAGCAAATATAAAAACATTAAATGAATGAACATTCTTTTATTAATGTTTTTTTTCATTAAATCAAAAAAAAGGCATTTCTATAATTTAGTTTAAAACACAAAACAAACCCTTAATAAACAAACATACCCAGTGATTTCAAGCGCTAACATTCACAAAACACAACTGAAAACCAACAGATTAAAAATAAAAAAAACTGGACTATTAACAATACTCAAAACTGGATTATTTTCAGAAATACATAACTTCCTACCTTTGCTCCTATGAAGGAGACGATTATTTTAAATTTGAAAGATGTTCATCAACGCATCGAAAATGCTTGTAAATTATCAGGCAGAGACATATCGGATGTGCAATTATTATTGGCAACCAAAACTGTTCCTGCAGAAAAAATACGCATCGCTATTGAAGCTGGCGAAACTTTGATTGGTGAGAATAAAATGCAAGAACTAAGAGATAAAGATTCCGAATTAAGAACATTAAATATCGAGCGCCATTTTATTGGGCACTTACAATCCAACAAAATAAAGGATGTTTTAAAATATGTTACATGCATTCAATCCCTAGACAGAATAAGTTTAGCTGAAGAACTTCACAAACAACTACAAAAACAAGGAAGAAATCTGGATGTCTTTGTACAAGTAAACACATCATACGAAGAAAGCAAATTTGGACTTGCACCAAAAGAGGTCATTGCATTTATTAAAGAAATAAAAAAGTACGATACACTAAATGTAAAAGGCTTAATGACAATTGGATTATTAGATGTACAAAAAGAAAAAATGCAACCTTCCCTAAGATTACTTCGAGAGATAAGAGATGAAATTTATGCTGAGGGAATAGAAAATCAGAAAAAACTACTGCTTTCTATGGGAATGTCACAAGATCTAGAACTAGCCATAGCCGAGGGTTCTAACATGGTGAGAATAGGCACATCCATCTTCGGAAACCGATTTTTAGGAAAAGACATATGGAATGAGAATATTGCAGAATAAACCATAATTTTGCATCAAATAAGAAATGAGATGAATCTATACGAACTTACCGTAAACGATACCGAAAAAATAGCCTTGAATGATTTGTTTTTCAGTGAAGAAAATAAAGCTGCATTGTCGCAAACCATAAAAGAACATCAATATCTTGACGAATTAAAAAAATACAATCTTAAAGTAGATAATAAGATATTATTATACGGACATTCGGGTTGTGGAAAAACAACCACAGCCAAAGCCATAGCAACTGCATTGAATAAAAATATTGTGATAATAAATCTTAGCACATTAATCAATGCTAGAATCGGAGAAACTTCCAGAAATGTAAAGGCAATATTTGATAAAGCGATTAGAGAAAGGGCAGTTTTGTTCTTAGATGAGTTTGATCAAATTGGAAAAAGTCGTGAAAGCGATGATAAAGACGTAGGCGAAATGCGCAGACTCGTAAACACAATCATACAATTAATAGATTATTTTCCAGAAGACAGCCTGCTGATATGCGCAACAAACCACTATAATATTATAGATACCGCACTATTGAGAAGGTTTCAAATACGATTAAAATTTGAAATGCCTGATGATAAAGAATTAGATACATACTACGATAAATTATTAGCAACATTCCCAATACATCTGCAAGATATTCCACGCAGGTATAAAATTTCATATGCCGAAACCAAAGATTACATTCATACAACAATGAAAAAACAAATCATCGAAGAACTGGAACTTCAAAAGTAAATTCTTAGTCAATTTCATTTAAACTCCTTTCAGACTTCCCTCCATTAGTCAATAATTATATATTTATACCCTAACAGTTTATACAAAATCTGTTAGGTAGACTCTACAAACACCTCTATTATCCCCCTAACTAATAATAAGTTAACAACTCCTTACCTATCTTAAATTTTTGCTAAAAATGCATTCCAATATTGGCATATCGGGAAAAGTCGATATATTTGCATTATGGAACACATCGAAATATTTAAAGCATTATCAAACAAGTCCCGTCTACAAATGTTGGAATGGCTAAAAGAACCCGAAATTAATTTTCCGAGGCAACAATCTTGTGGCTTTGAACACGGTGTATGTGTGGGAGAAATACAAGCCAAATCAGGACTTACCCAATCGACTGTTTCAGAATATTTATCTATTCTTCAACGTGCAGGATTCATAGAATCAACTCGTGTTGGACAATGGACCTATTACAAACGCAATGAAAAAAGATTTGCAGAACTAAGTAAAATAATTGAATTCAATTTATAAAAAAAGCATTAATATGAGCACAGATAGTTTATTCACGCCTTTTAAATTAAAGACGTTAGATCTTAAAAATAGAATTGTAATGGCGCCTATGACGCGTTCATTTTCCCCTAATGGAGTTCCTACAGATGATGTAGCAAATTATTACCAAAAAAGAGCTGAAGGCGAAGTCGGTTTGATTTTATCAGAAGGAACTGTTATAAACAGACCTTCATCATCAAATGATGCTAATATACCTCACTTTTACGGGGATGAAGCACTAGCAGGATGGAAAAAAGTAATCGATGGGGTTCATACAGCTGGAGGAAAAATGGGACCACAAATTTGGCATATGGGTATCATGGACAATCACCACTCTGGATGGGTTCCACCAGTACCTTTTGAAGGACCATCAGGGTTAAATCGACCAGGTTTTAGTAATGGTATAAGTATGACAACCAAAGATATCGAAGATACAATCCTAGCTTTTGGACAAGCTGCTGCAGATGCCAAAAGATTAGGTTTTGACTGTGTTGAAATACATGGAGCACATGATTATCTTATAGACCAATTTTTCTGGGATGCTACAAATCACAGAACTGATGCTTACGGTGGTAAAACACTTGCAGAACGTACCCGTTTTGCTGTAGAAGTAATTAAAGAAGTAAGAAAACAAGTGGGAGAAGATTTTGCAATAATCATCAGACTTTCACAGTTTAAACCAGCAGATTATACCTATAAGTTAGCCAAAAATGCACTAGAAATGGAAGCTTGGCTTGCTCCACTAGTAGATGCTGGAGTAGACATCTTACATTGTTCACAACGTCGTTTCTGGGAACCAGAATTTGAAGGCAGCGACTTAAACTTTGCTGGATGGGCTAAAAAAATTACAGGTAAACCAACAATTACAGTAGGTTCAGTAGGACTTTCAAGTGATTTCTTTGGTGCATTTGCTGGCGAAAGTTCACAACCAACATCTTTAGACGAATTAACAAGACGTATGGATAGAGGTGATTTTGATCTTGTAGCAGTTGGAAGACCAATACTAGCTGATCCAAATTGGGTTGCTAAAATAAAACATGGAAAGACAGAAGAACTAAAAGGCTTTACAAAAGAAGCTTTAGCACAATTAGTTATTGAATAAATTATATGAAACAAGTATAAGTTTCAAAAGAAAGCTGATTACTTTGACCCATTTAAGTAACCAGCTTTCTAATTAAAAAACAAAAATAAAACATTATGGAAATAATAGAAACACCTAAAATGAAAGTAGAAGTTTGGAGCGATATCATGTGTCCGTTTTGCTACATTGGAAAACGAAATTACGAAACAGCACTTACCAAATTCGCCGATAATAAAGACATTGAAATTGTTTGGAAAAGCTTCCAACTAGACCCAAATATTCCTGAACATTTTGACAAAAAAGAAAATGTTTACGAATATCTAGCCAACAGAAAAGGAATGAGCTACGAAAGTTCAGTAAAAATGCATCAAAACGTAGTTGAAACTGCAAAAAATGCAGGATTAGAGTACAACTTTGATAATGCAGTTGTAGCCAATTCATTCAATGCACATCGAATGATACAACTAGCCAAAACAAAAGGCCTTGGTGACCAAGCAGAAGAACGTTTGTTTTATGCTTATTTCACCGAAAGTAAAAACTTTGGAGATCCACAAGTTTTAGAAGAACTTGGAAAAGACATTGGTTTATCAGCCGAAGATGTAAAAGAAGCTTTAACTGATGACCAATATGCAGAAAAAGTAAAAAATGATGTTCAAGAAGCACAACAACTTGGTATAAATGGAGTTCCATTTTTCATTTTCAATCGCAAGTATGCTATAAATGGGGCACAATCACCAGATACTTTTTTACAAACATTGGAAAAATCATTTGGAGAGTGGAGAAAAGATAATCCAGCTACAAATCTTGATATAATCAATGGGCAGTCTTGTACTCCAGACGGGAATTGCAACTAATTAATATCAAATAATTTTGACATAAATAAATCTTCAGTTTTAAATATAAAGCTGGAGATTTATTATTTATACATAACTCAATACATTTGAATCTAAATTATTAAATTTATTATTCTAAAGTAAAACTTTAATAGTAAGACTTTCATTTAAATAAAATCCTAGACTATGAATAATAATGACAAAATAAGAAAAGTAGCAATCGTAGGATACAATAGAATTCCTTTTGCAAGAGCAAATACTGCTTACGCCAAAGTAGGAAATCAAGATATGATGATTGCAGCTCTAAATGGACTTATTGAAAAATACAGACTACAAGGAAAACTACTTGGTGAAGTTGCTGGAGGAGCAGTAATAAAACACACATACGACAGTAATCTTATTAG encodes:
- a CDS encoding AAA family ATPase encodes the protein MNLYELTVNDTEKIALNDLFFSEENKAALSQTIKEHQYLDELKKYNLKVDNKILLYGHSGCGKTTTAKAIATALNKNIVIINLSTLINARIGETSRNVKAIFDKAIRERAVLFLDEFDQIGKSRESDDKDVGEMRRLVNTIIQLIDYFPEDSLLICATNHYNIIDTALLRRFQIRLKFEMPDDKELDTYYDKLLATFPIHLQDIPRRYKISYAETKDYIHTTMKKQIIEELELQK
- a CDS encoding ArsR/SmtB family transcription factor, translating into MEHIEIFKALSNKSRLQMLEWLKEPEINFPRQQSCGFEHGVCVGEIQAKSGLTQSTVSEYLSILQRAGFIESTRVGQWTYYKRNEKRFAELSKIIEFNL
- a CDS encoding NADH:flavin oxidoreductase, whose protein sequence is MSTDSLFTPFKLKTLDLKNRIVMAPMTRSFSPNGVPTDDVANYYQKRAEGEVGLILSEGTVINRPSSSNDANIPHFYGDEALAGWKKVIDGVHTAGGKMGPQIWHMGIMDNHHSGWVPPVPFEGPSGLNRPGFSNGISMTTKDIEDTILAFGQAAADAKRLGFDCVEIHGAHDYLIDQFFWDATNHRTDAYGGKTLAERTRFAVEVIKEVRKQVGEDFAIIIRLSQFKPADYTYKLAKNALEMEAWLAPLVDAGVDILHCSQRRFWEPEFEGSDLNFAGWAKKITGKPTITVGSVGLSSDFFGAFAGESSQPTSLDELTRRMDRGDFDLVAVGRPILADPNWVAKIKHGKTEELKGFTKEALAQLVIE
- a CDS encoding DsbA family oxidoreductase, translated to MEIIETPKMKVEVWSDIMCPFCYIGKRNYETALTKFADNKDIEIVWKSFQLDPNIPEHFDKKENVYEYLANRKGMSYESSVKMHQNVVETAKNAGLEYNFDNAVVANSFNAHRMIQLAKTKGLGDQAEERLFYAYFTESKNFGDPQVLEELGKDIGLSAEDVKEALTDDQYAEKVKNDVQEAQQLGINGVPFFIFNRKYAINGAQSPDTFLQTLEKSFGEWRKDNPATNLDIINGQSCTPDGNCN